A genomic window from Primulina huaijiensis isolate GDHJ02 unplaced genomic scaffold, ASM1229523v2 scaffold6295, whole genome shotgun sequence includes:
- the LOC140970521 gene encoding probable methyltransferase PMT11, translating into MKNGGGSSALIKISAFLIVSVVFFYLGKRFSDVSLSQQISFSTLQGNREMPPTSSSIALSPNSNKTFDLSLNLNETVTPHASGMKENDVSPPPHRPPQLKVPAPPSLLRMGVVDENGRMTDDFEVGEYDPEVLENWTRANETPGLERGGGIRVRIKKFPVCAESMSDYIPCLDNEKAIGKLSSTGRGEKFERHCPEKGEGLNCLIPAPKGYKNPIPWPRSRDEVWFSNVPHALLTEDKGGQNWIVVDKKKFKFPGGGTQFINGADQYPDQIQKMLPEIAFGRHTRVVLDVGCGIASFGSYLMSRNVITLSIAPKDVHESQIQFALERGVPAMVVAFATRRLLYPSQAFDLIHCSRCRINWTRDDGILLLEVNRMLRGGGYFVWAAQPVYKDEEVLEEQWKDLINLTRRLCWNLVKREGYIALWQKPFNNSCYMSREEGMQPPLCEPNDDPDNVWYVNLKACIARLPEEGYGSNVATWPERLQNPPDRLQSIQFDAYLSRKELYRAESRYWKEIIEGYVRVLHWKKFKLRNVLDMRAGFGGFAAALIENNLDCWVLNIVPISEPNTLPVIYDRGLIGVMHDWCEPFDTYPRTYDLIHAAGLFSVERNRCNISTIMLEMDRMLRPGGHVYIRDSLSVMDELKEIGTALGWHVSLRDTSEGPHASYRILTCDKRLRLK; encoded by the exons ATGAAGAATGGCGGAGGATCATCGGCTCTGATCAAGATATCTGCTTTCCTTATTGTCTCCGTTGTTTTCTTCTACTTGGGCAAACGCTTCTCTGATGTATCCCTTTCGCAGCAGATTTCCTTCTCCACCTTGCAGGGTAACCGTGAAATGCCTCCGACTTCATCTTCGATTGCCCTTTCTCCCAATTCCAACAAAACCTTTGATCTGTCATTGAATTTAAATGAGACAGTGACGCCCCATGCGTCAGGAATGAAGGAAAATGATGTTTCACCGCCTCCTCATCGTCCGCCGCAGCTGAAGGTGCCTGCACCTCCGTCTTTGCTGAGGATGGGGGTGGTGGATGAGAACGGTAGGATGACGGATGATTTTGAGGTGGGGGAGTATGATCCTGAAGTGTTGGAGAATTGGACGAGGGCGAATGAGACTCCTGGTTTGGAACGCGGAGGAGGAATTAGGGTTCGGATTAAGAAGTTTCCGGTGTGTGCAGAGAGTATGAGTGACTATATACCCTGTTTGGACAATGAGAAAGCAATTGGGAAGTTGAGCTCGACGGGAAGAGGGGAGAAGTTTGAGCGGCATTGCCCGGAAAAGGgagagggtttgaattgtttgATTCCCGCTCCTAAGGGGTACAAAAATCCGATTCCCTGGCCCAGAAGTAGAGATGAG GTTTGGTTTAGCAATGTTCCTCATGCGCTATTAACCGAGGACAAAGGAGGTCAGAATTGGATTGTAGTTGACAAGAAGAAGTTCAAGTTTCCTGGAGGTGGCACTCAATTCATTAATGGAGCTGATCAGTACCCGGATCAGATTCAAAAG ATGCTCCCTGAAATTGCATTTGGTCGACACACTCGAGTTGTTTTGGATGTCGGTTGTGGTATTGCAAGTTTTGGCTCTTATCTGATGTCACGGAATGTCATCACGCTTTCTATAGCTCCAAAAGATGTTCATGAGAGCCAGATTCAATTTGCACTTGAACGTGGCGTGCCTGCAATGGTGGTTGCATTTGCAACTAGACGATTACTGTATCCAAGTCAGGCATTTGACTTGATTCATTGTTCAAGGTGTAGAATCAACTGGACTCGAGATG ATGGGATATTGCTGCTTGAGGTAAACAGGATGCTTCGAGGAGGAGGATATTTTGTTTGGGCAGCACAACCTGTTTATAAGGATGAAGAAGTCCTTGAAGAACAATGGAAAG ATTTGATTAACCTTACCAGACGTCTCTGTTGGAACCTTGTAAAGAGGGAAGGTTACATTGCATTATGGCAGAAGCCATTCAATAATAGCTGCTATATGAGCCGGGAGGAAGGAATGCAACCACCACTCTGTGAACCTAATGATGACCCAGACAATGTTTG GTATGTTAATTTAAAGGCGTGTATAGCTCGCCTACCCGAGGAAGGATATGGTTCTAACGTTGCTACTTGGCCGGAACGCCTGCAGAATCCTCCAGATAGGCTTCAGAGCATACAATTTGATGCTTATTTATCAAGGAAAGAGCTTTACAGGGCAGAATCAAGATACTGGAAAGAGATAATTGAAGGATATGTACGTGTTTTACATTGGAAAAAGTTCAAACTTAGAAACGTGTTGGACATGAGGGCGGGCTTTGGAGG TTTTGCGGCAGCTCTGATCGAAAACAATTTGGATTGCTGGGTGCTCAACATTGTTCCTATAAGTGAACCCAATACGTTGCCAGTCATATATGACCGTGGTCTCATTGGCGTCATGCACGACTG GTGTGAGCCATTTGACACATACCCGAGAACCTATGATTTAATTCACGCTGCAGGACTTTTTTCTGTTGAAAGGAACAG ATGCAACATCTCTACCATCATGCTTGAAATGGATCGAATGTTGAGGCCTGGTGGACATGTGTACATCCGTGATTCTCTTTCCGTAATGGATGAACTTAAAGAGATTGGTACGGCCCTTGGCTGGCATGTATCGTTGAGGGATACGTCCGAGGGACCTCATGCTAGTTATAGGATCTTGACTTGTGACAAACGCCTCAGATTAAAGTAA
- the LOC140970518 gene encoding protein HESO1-like isoform X4, whose product MNGYSSLELILKDILLAINPSREDWSVRFHTIKELQAVVESIENLRDGWGRIQFISNARVPILKLVKEWAKAHNINDPKSGTLNSYSLSLLVVYHLQTLEPAILPPLREIYPGNMIEDLTGVRAAAVKHIEDICAVNINRLKSNRSRLINRSSLAELFISFLAKFADICSRASEQGISPFSGRRQDIYSNMRWLPYTHELFVEDPFEQPANTARTVSSDQMKIIVEAIQATRSVIISPRQKNQKSVVSFLVRSHISHLVARKPPLRIL is encoded by the exons ATGAATGGTTATAGCTCGTTGGAGCTTATCCTCAAGGATATTCTTCTTGCTATTAATCCCTCGAGAGAGGATTGGTCAGTGAGATTTCATACAATCAAAGAGCTTCAAGCTGTTGTTGAATCCATTGAAAATCTAAGAG ATGGATGGGGTAGAATTCAGTTCATCTCCAACGCAAGGGTACCCATTCTAAAGCTC GTTAAGGAATGGGCAAAAGCTCACAATATCAATGACCCAAAATCTGGAACTTTGAATTCGTACTCTCTCAGTCTGCTTGTGGTTTATCATCTGCAG ACTTTGGAACCTGCAATATTACCTCCTCTTAGAGAAATATATCCAGGAAATATGATCGAAGACCTTACAG GAGTGAGGGCTGCTGCTGTAAAACACATTGAAGATATTTGTGCTGTAAACATAAACAGGCTCAAGTCCAATAGGtcgagattgatcaatcgaagTTCTTTGGCTGAACTCTTCATTTCTTTCCTTGCAAAG TTTGCTGACATTTGCTCAAGGGCTTCTGAGCAAGGTATTAGCCCATTTTCTGGACGACGGCAGGATATTTACAGCAACATGAGATGGTTACCATATACCCATGAACTATTT GTTGAAGACCCCTTTGAGCAGCCAGCAAATACAGCTAGGACAGTTAGCAGCGACCAAATGAAAATTATTGTTGAAGCAATCCAGGCAACTCGGAGCGTTATCATTTCGCCTcgtcaaaaaaatcaaaagtctGTTGTTTCATTTCTGGTCAGGTCGCATATATCACATTTAGTAGCTAGAAAACCCCCATTGCGAATTCTGTAA
- the LOC140970518 gene encoding protein HESO1-like isoform X2, whose amino-acid sequence MNGYSSLELILKDILLAINPSREDWSVRFHTIKELQAVVESIENLRGASVEPFGSFTSNLFTRWGDLDISIELQNGSHIASLGKKHKINLLRDVLRALRNKHGWGRIQFISNARVPILKLVKEWAKAHNINDPKSGTLNSYSLSLLVVYHLQTLEPAILPPLREIYPGNMIEDLTGVRAAAVKHIEDICAVNINRLKSNRSRLINRSSLAELFISFLAKFADICSRASEQGISPFSGRRQDIYSNMRWLPYTHELFVEDPFEQPANTARTVSSDQMKIIVEAIQATRSVIISPRQKNQKSVVSFLVRSHISHLVARKPPLRIL is encoded by the exons ATGAATGGTTATAGCTCGTTGGAGCTTATCCTCAAGGATATTCTTCTTGCTATTAATCCCTCGAGAGAGGATTGGTCAGTGAGATTTCATACAATCAAAGAGCTTCAAGCTGTTGTTGAATCCATTGAAAATCTAAGAG GCGCTTCTGTGGAACCATTTGGATCTTTTACATCCAATTTGTTTACTAGATGGGGAGATTTGGATATATCTATAGAGTTGCAAAATGGTTCACATATCGCATCTCTTGGGAAAAAGCACAAGATAAATTTACTGAGAGACGTACTGAGAGCATTGAGAAATAAAC ATGGATGGGGTAGAATTCAGTTCATCTCCAACGCAAGGGTACCCATTCTAAAGCTC GTTAAGGAATGGGCAAAAGCTCACAATATCAATGACCCAAAATCTGGAACTTTGAATTCGTACTCTCTCAGTCTGCTTGTGGTTTATCATCTGCAG ACTTTGGAACCTGCAATATTACCTCCTCTTAGAGAAATATATCCAGGAAATATGATCGAAGACCTTACAG GAGTGAGGGCTGCTGCTGTAAAACACATTGAAGATATTTGTGCTGTAAACATAAACAGGCTCAAGTCCAATAGGtcgagattgatcaatcgaagTTCTTTGGCTGAACTCTTCATTTCTTTCCTTGCAAAG TTTGCTGACATTTGCTCAAGGGCTTCTGAGCAAGGTATTAGCCCATTTTCTGGACGACGGCAGGATATTTACAGCAACATGAGATGGTTACCATATACCCATGAACTATTT GTTGAAGACCCCTTTGAGCAGCCAGCAAATACAGCTAGGACAGTTAGCAGCGACCAAATGAAAATTATTGTTGAAGCAATCCAGGCAACTCGGAGCGTTATCATTTCGCCTcgtcaaaaaaatcaaaagtctGTTGTTTCATTTCTGGTCAGGTCGCATATATCACATTTAGTAGCTAGAAAACCCCCATTGCGAATTCTGTAA
- the LOC140970518 gene encoding protein HESO1-like isoform X3 gives MNGYSSLELILKDILLAINPSREDWSVRFHTIKELQAVVESIENLRDGWGRIQFISNARVPILKLVSGYGISCDISISNLCGQMKSKLLFWINEIDDRFRDLVLLVKEWAKAHNINDPKSGTLNSYSLSLLVVYHLQTLEPAILPPLREIYPGNMIEDLTGVRAAAVKHIEDICAVNINRLKSNRSRLINRSSLAELFISFLAKFADICSRASEQGISPFSGRRQDIYSNMRWLPYTHELFVEDPFEQPANTARTVSSDQMKIIVEAIQATRSVIISPRQKNQKSVVSFLVRSHISHLVARKPPLRIL, from the exons ATGAATGGTTATAGCTCGTTGGAGCTTATCCTCAAGGATATTCTTCTTGCTATTAATCCCTCGAGAGAGGATTGGTCAGTGAGATTTCATACAATCAAAGAGCTTCAAGCTGTTGTTGAATCCATTGAAAATCTAAGAG ATGGATGGGGTAGAATTCAGTTCATCTCCAACGCAAGGGTACCCATTCTAAAGCTCGTGAGTGGCTATGGCATCTCGTGCGACATCTCAATTAGCAATTTATGTGGTCAAATGAAGTCCAAACTGTTGTTTTGGATCAATGAGATTGATGATCGCTTTCGTGATTTGGTTTTACTG GTTAAGGAATGGGCAAAAGCTCACAATATCAATGACCCAAAATCTGGAACTTTGAATTCGTACTCTCTCAGTCTGCTTGTGGTTTATCATCTGCAG ACTTTGGAACCTGCAATATTACCTCCTCTTAGAGAAATATATCCAGGAAATATGATCGAAGACCTTACAG GAGTGAGGGCTGCTGCTGTAAAACACATTGAAGATATTTGTGCTGTAAACATAAACAGGCTCAAGTCCAATAGGtcgagattgatcaatcgaagTTCTTTGGCTGAACTCTTCATTTCTTTCCTTGCAAAG TTTGCTGACATTTGCTCAAGGGCTTCTGAGCAAGGTATTAGCCCATTTTCTGGACGACGGCAGGATATTTACAGCAACATGAGATGGTTACCATATACCCATGAACTATTT GTTGAAGACCCCTTTGAGCAGCCAGCAAATACAGCTAGGACAGTTAGCAGCGACCAAATGAAAATTATTGTTGAAGCAATCCAGGCAACTCGGAGCGTTATCATTTCGCCTcgtcaaaaaaatcaaaagtctGTTGTTTCATTTCTGGTCAGGTCGCATATATCACATTTAGTAGCTAGAAAACCCCCATTGCGAATTCTGTAA
- the LOC140970518 gene encoding protein HESO1-like isoform X1, translating to MNGYSSLELILKDILLAINPSREDWSVRFHTIKELQAVVESIENLRGASVEPFGSFTSNLFTRWGDLDISIELQNGSHIASLGKKHKINLLRDVLRALRNKHGWGRIQFISNARVPILKLVSGYGISCDISISNLCGQMKSKLLFWINEIDDRFRDLVLLVKEWAKAHNINDPKSGTLNSYSLSLLVVYHLQTLEPAILPPLREIYPGNMIEDLTGVRAAAVKHIEDICAVNINRLKSNRSRLINRSSLAELFISFLAKFADICSRASEQGISPFSGRRQDIYSNMRWLPYTHELFVEDPFEQPANTARTVSSDQMKIIVEAIQATRSVIISPRQKNQKSVVSFLVRSHISHLVARKPPLRIL from the exons ATGAATGGTTATAGCTCGTTGGAGCTTATCCTCAAGGATATTCTTCTTGCTATTAATCCCTCGAGAGAGGATTGGTCAGTGAGATTTCATACAATCAAAGAGCTTCAAGCTGTTGTTGAATCCATTGAAAATCTAAGAG GCGCTTCTGTGGAACCATTTGGATCTTTTACATCCAATTTGTTTACTAGATGGGGAGATTTGGATATATCTATAGAGTTGCAAAATGGTTCACATATCGCATCTCTTGGGAAAAAGCACAAGATAAATTTACTGAGAGACGTACTGAGAGCATTGAGAAATAAAC ATGGATGGGGTAGAATTCAGTTCATCTCCAACGCAAGGGTACCCATTCTAAAGCTCGTGAGTGGCTATGGCATCTCGTGCGACATCTCAATTAGCAATTTATGTGGTCAAATGAAGTCCAAACTGTTGTTTTGGATCAATGAGATTGATGATCGCTTTCGTGATTTGGTTTTACTG GTTAAGGAATGGGCAAAAGCTCACAATATCAATGACCCAAAATCTGGAACTTTGAATTCGTACTCTCTCAGTCTGCTTGTGGTTTATCATCTGCAG ACTTTGGAACCTGCAATATTACCTCCTCTTAGAGAAATATATCCAGGAAATATGATCGAAGACCTTACAG GAGTGAGGGCTGCTGCTGTAAAACACATTGAAGATATTTGTGCTGTAAACATAAACAGGCTCAAGTCCAATAGGtcgagattgatcaatcgaagTTCTTTGGCTGAACTCTTCATTTCTTTCCTTGCAAAG TTTGCTGACATTTGCTCAAGGGCTTCTGAGCAAGGTATTAGCCCATTTTCTGGACGACGGCAGGATATTTACAGCAACATGAGATGGTTACCATATACCCATGAACTATTT GTTGAAGACCCCTTTGAGCAGCCAGCAAATACAGCTAGGACAGTTAGCAGCGACCAAATGAAAATTATTGTTGAAGCAATCCAGGCAACTCGGAGCGTTATCATTTCGCCTcgtcaaaaaaatcaaaagtctGTTGTTTCATTTCTGGTCAGGTCGCATATATCACATTTAGTAGCTAGAAAACCCCCATTGCGAATTCTGTAA